GCTGAATTGGCTGATCTGTGGGGCAATCCGTTACGGCTACACTAGATATGCGATGCAAAAGATGGGAATTGTTGAAGAAGCAAgtgatagggctagtaagagCATCTAGAGGgggaggggtgaataggtgatcaaagaagtttttgcGAAACTTAACAGAATAAATTAACTTCTGAGAATAATAGACTGAAGGTATGAAAGACTATAAATAGTTATATAAAGTcacgaattaaagtaaagagatcagggaaagagaatcaaaacacaatgtttatagtggttcggcttagaccaagcctacgtccactctctcgcactgatagcccactggctgaattccactaagaaccaaaagagaagttacagccacacgtccttgattccatagtgtagagactcagctacactttctcaaggtctcacaatAATTTAATCTCTCTTCTGAGTACAATTTgagctcaacaattgaaatagcaaagaactaggagtttcagactttggaatttttctttcacgcacacactcgaataattgagcgtcttccttatatactcttctatgccttcataaccgttggcaccttccaaaggtgTTCTTTCAATCTTCCCGttgaatagaatcaattaagaagatctcaagttatttaaggaatgtgatgatagcccaccaattctGCTCGcacatacaatcaggatctaggtttccataagtagaacattccaagtatacttcaccaatcatcaAATCTAATTACTCGAATTTATTTCAATaggaataattaatcacatgATACTATCTCCAGctgtgagatcttcttcaaccgtacgaatcaaatccttaaagatatactcgcatctggataagtcttcttcaacggATAAAACTTTTCTTCGTCAGTCTagaaactatcagtgagggtGGACTttaaatattgagtctggaggtcttcaaactttgacgatagagtttGCAattcttcaaactagactgatggaaacattttgtcaatttcaaaacaaataaggaagttttctctaacaacaAGTTGGTGAACGTGAGGTAGAATTCAGCGAATTTGAGGACGAGATCATGGTGAAGTGCCATTATTCACCTCTGGACATAGTTTTAATGGGTGGGATTTTATCAGCCACAGAGTCCAGCGAATGGCCTAGAATAATTGCCAAACTTCCTTCTCCCAGCAAAGGCCGGTCGACATCGTTTGACATTGTGTCTTTGAGCTTCCAAGAGTTGCCGCCACGGTTGAAGGTATGCTTTTTGTATCTCGGTCTCTTTCCGAAAGCATTAGAAGTCCCAGTTCGGAGATTGTTGTGGTTGTGGCTTTCGGAGGGTTTCTTGAGTCCAACTCCCGCCGAGCGAGAAAAGAAGCTTGAACCTGAAGATCTAGCCGACATGTGCTTCGAAATGCTGGTCCAGCGGAAATTGATTGAAGTGACAAAATGGAAGTTGGATGGAACCCCTAAAACGTGTCGCATGTTGGGCATCATCCATGATTTCTTCTCTCCAAAATCAGTGGGTTCAGGTCTTTATTACATTCAGGATAATGAAAGCAAACCTCCTAAAAGTTACAATATTCGACGGCTCGTGGAGTATTTGGAAATTGAGAAGATTTCCAACGATTACGTGGATGAAAATCTACGGTCTTTTGTGTCTTTCAACAACAAACGCAGAGGTAAGGCCAACAGAGAAATTGGTACATTTTTGCAGGCCTTGGTCCATAATAAGGGGTTTGCATTCTAAAGGTCCTTGATCTAGAGGGAGTCTACAAACCTATGCTTTCCGAGGTAGTAGGCAATTTGCTTCTTTTAAGGTTTCTAGGCTTGAGATCGACAGTACCAGATTCAATCCCATCGGCTGTCGGAGAGCTACCGTGCCTAGAAACTCTGGATCTGAAGCACACTAGCGTGACCACCTTACCCGACTCGATTTGGAAGGCGAAGAACCTCAGGCATCTGTACCTGAACGAGGTTCACATTGACGCATTCTTCCAGAAGCTGACTAAAGGGTCTCTAAGCAGTCTTCAGACACTTAGCGGGCTGCATGTAGGTAATGAAAAGGTCGTGACCAGAGGTTTGGATAGACTGGTTAACCTCAGGAAATTGGGAGTGATGTGTCATGAAAAGTCAGTGAAGGCTATGTTAAATTGGGTTTGGCTACTACCTAATCTTCACTCTCTGAAGTTGAGGTCAATTGATGAATTCGGTAAGTCATCGAAAATTGAGTTAGTGTCCCTGGAGAAACAGACCAAGCTCTGCAACTTATACTTGCTCGGGAAACTAGTGAATCCAGTGAATCCAGTAAGCCTGAGCGGGGTACTCCCATCGTGCCTCAGGAAACTTACATTGTCGATGTTGGCACTGGACGAAAATCCCATGCCAGTGCTGGGCAAGTTGCCTGAGCTAAGCATCCCCAGACTCTTTGCTGATTCATATTTGGGAAGTGAAATGACTTGTGATGTCGGGGGATTTCCGAAACTCAGGGTGTTGAAGCTGTGGATGCTCGACAAACTGATGAATTGGACAGTGAAGGAAGGGACGATGCCCATCTTACAAGAAGTAGAAATTAGAGGGTGCGATCAATTGAGCAAGATTAATGGAATTGAGCACTTGCAGAGCTTGAAGGAGCTTACCCTGACTAGTATGCCAGAGAGTTTCACAGAAAAATTCAAAGGcggaatagaaagaaaattgtaCATCAAAGTAAACTGTTGGAAGCTTTATCGTCCAGGTAGGTCTTTGTTTCCCTCATGTTCAATTTTATCTGTATGTTACGCTTTTGAACTCAGATTCTTGTTGCTGTTCTATCTGGTTAAACAGTTGAACCGCAATGAAAGTGTCATGGTGATTTGGCTGTTGCTGCTTCTCTTATTTGTTATTCCTAGCTTTCATCATGTATCCACAATCTTGTAGCTCAGTAGATGATCTCTCCCTAGACCGAATTAGATGATTTCGTCCAGAGTTTGCTCTGATCTGTCTTATAAATTTATGTCATGCTCATGGAGTTGAATTGTTTTTGCGAGTGTCAAGTTATTTTGCATTGATATGTACTTACTTTTCTGTGCTTGACCTTTGTAGGCAAATTAGGTGCAcgctgaagatgaagatgatgatgaggatgacagCAAActaggttgaagaagaagaggacagTGAAGAAGAGATGGAGATGGAAAGAAGATGACGACAAAACGTGTTGGCCAAAGGTGAACGGAACAAAGTTGAGTTTGTTGTTTGAAtctgttttgttgttttttaaaGGCTTTTCCATGTAAAATTTGCATGTcttattttctattctttttttttcctcttgaaaGTTTCACGTTCCTAACGGCAAGAGTATGGTGTGAGTGCCGAGTGTGCCATGGTGAGTTTGAGAGTGTGAGTTTGTTAGTGAATTATATAGAGTGAACTCAATTGAGTGTGTCTCATTGTGCTTCAGATTATTATTGTAATAAAATTTGAGTTACAAATATACAAGGATCATCCATCAAAACACCGAATCTTAGCATGACGGCAACTTTCTGAAATGTCATCATAATTGTTTAATATTCAAGCCATGACCAAGACTCAAGTgtgaaacaaaaaggaaaaatggaaggCAGTCCATGGGGAAGAGAAAATAGGATCGCTCTATGTCCATcactatttttgttttcacacTCTTTGTTTCCCAATATTTTAGCATATTTTGATTCCCTCTCTAATTTTTGTTCGGATCTAATGTGCTGCATAcatgcttccttttcttttcttgtgcgTCCCACGTTCagcctttttcttctctcctttctctctcccttcatgCACTTATGGATGTAGGggaaaagaaacagaaagagGGAGAATGAGCAAGGCAAAGCTCAAGGGATCGTTAGATTGTAAGAAAAATAGTAGGAATATCAACTACCGAATTGAAGCTGCGATAGTGGTTTGAGGACTCTCATATCTGCCTTACACTCTGAGTCTCCATGGAGCaattgagattttggctaaaagggactctctctctcttaagcAATGGTCTCCAGTAGACATCCATAGGGCAGCTGGGACCCgtatttccttttttggcctTTGAATAGTTGTGTTTTCTCCTGCTATTTTTCTTACGATCTACGATCCTTTGAGCTTTGCCTTGCTCTCATTCTCCCACACTTTCTGTTTCTTTTCCGCTACCTCCATGACTGCATGAAAGGAGAGAGaacaaggagaagaaaaatgggGAAGGTGCAACCTGcaaggagagaaaaggaagcaatagaataaaaaagggatttgacacaaaaaaagagagaaaatcataAACATGCTGAAAAGTCGAAAACAGAAGGGTAATAAAGTGAAGACACTATA
The window above is part of the Eucalyptus grandis isolate ANBG69807.140 chromosome 6, ASM1654582v1, whole genome shotgun sequence genome. Proteins encoded here:
- the LOC104451910 gene encoding putative disease resistance protein At1g59780 gives rise to the protein MLSEVVGNLLLLRFLGLRSTVPDSIPSAVGELPCLETLDLKHTSVTTLPDSIWKAKNLRHLYLNEVHIDAFFQKLTKGSLSSLQTLSGLHVGNEKVVTRGLDRLVNLRKLGVMCHEKSVKAMLNWVWLLPNLHSLKLRSIDEFGKSSKIELVSLEKQTKLCNLYLLGKLVNPVNPVSLSGVLPSCLRKLTLSMLALDENPMPVLGKLPELSIPRLFADSYLGSEMTCDVGGFPKLRVLKLWMLDKLMNWTVKEGTMPILQEVEIRGCDQLSKINGIEHLQSLKELTLTSMPESFTEKFKGGIERKLYIKVNCWKLYRPGKLGAR